In the genome of Brachypodium distachyon strain Bd21 chromosome 3, Brachypodium_distachyon_v3.0, whole genome shotgun sequence, the window CTATCAAACTTAattagcatgcatgtttattttctcGCCATGCTTCTATCGACTTTTATATTGTGGTTAATCTACTGTTGTGGTGTGCCATTGATATTTCAACACTTCAAATATGTTAGAGTTGAACCCATTTTGTAAgctaattgtttttttaatagtCTGTTTCTTTGCGATTGTCAGGTGAGCACGAGCAACGCCTCTGTTGAGTTCTTCCTCCTAAGACCTTCAGATCCATGAAGGTTAGCCGACCTAGTTATACAGCATGTTGTGGTTCTCGTTAAAATCAAAATGTTTACTAATTATCTTATCTCATGTCGTAGGATGATATAGAAGCCTTAGGGTGCGTTTGGTTCTGCTTTACTTTCGGAAAAAACTGTTTTGCTTTTCATGCTGTGGAAAAGCAGGAAGCGTGATTGGTTAGAACAActgcttttattttttaattatcTGAAGACTGTTTATATGTGAATTGATCGTAAATTTATgatctttgcttttgcttttatTGTGACGACGaagaaaaaattaattttgattCTAATTATTGTTTACATAAGAAATAAAGACCTTCGTTCTATACTATAacacaaaatatatatggtTCACGCGATAATGTATGCCATGGACATAGCTAAACTACCTCGCTCTCGCAGCAAACAAAGCATTGGCGATCCTATCACGAATGATGTTCATGGTAACCACGCCAGGTCCCTCGGGAACGACATATCCGTTCTCTCCCTCTGAACCGTCATCCCCTTTTCCAACCTCGGCCCCTTCAGCCATGTATTCTTCATCTGCATCACAGCTATCAAATTCCATATCAGGCAACTTTCTATCATGAATGAAATTGTGCAAGGCAATGCAAGCTACAATGATCCTCGTTTGTGCTCGAGACTTGAAACTTGGCATAGATTTTAATATGCGTCATTTTTGCTTTAGAACAGCAAATGAACGCTCAATGACATTGCGAAGTGATGAATGCaacattttagggttttgagcCCATCAGTTGAAATTATTCTGTCGAAAAACACAAACCAACATTTAAACCATTGGACTCATTCCTCCCTCGAAGTCGAAGATGCCTTTTCCATCTCCCCAGACTTAAGCATCAAAtcaggaagaagaggaggactTTCAGCCAACCTAAAGGGCGTGCGGGCAAAAATGGCCACGCCTCCGAatccaccgccaccaccacctgctaCCTCGAGTTCCTCCGCGCCCCCTTTCAAAACAGACGCCGAAAACCCAAACCCCGACCACGCGCCAGCCCTTGGGGCACCTgccctgccggcgccgccgccgcaaccgGCCATCTCCATAGGCCCGTCCTACATGGTCCTCTCCCTGCGCTGCGTCATCGGCGAGCTCCGCGCCCGAGGACACCTCGCGGGGCTGGAGATCCCCGACGGTGAGCTCACCGAAGCGGGGGCGCCCGCCCTTTTCGTCGACGTACTCGCTGCCTTCCTGGCCGAGGTGCAGGTACCATGTGCGCTCCCGACTCTTGCAATGCCTCCTGTGTTCGTGGCCGACCGCCCGGTGGACCTGCTCCGCTTGTATCTTGCTGTGCGCTCTCGCGGCGGATTCGCCGCCGTGTCCTCCTGGGCGGCCGTCGCTGTGGCGCTAGGTCTCGAACCGACCGCTTACTCCGCCATCAAGCTGGTGTACGCCAAgtatctctccctcctggaGCAGAGCATCTGGAAGCCACGGAAGCAGGATGGGGTGGTCGAGAGCAGTGGCAATGCAGACCACCGATCGAAGGCGAAGAAAGGCAAGTTCATGTCGCCCCATAAGGACCACGCGAGCGCCGGATCATCTCAGCTGAAGCGGAAGAGGAATGTGCTTGTGGAGATGCTTAACTGGGTCCGCCTTGTGGCGAAGAGCCCAGGTGAACATTCGATCGTTGGACAGAGTCCTGGCAGCCAGTTCCCCTTGATGCTCATGCTCCGTCGCGAGATGACTGCTTCGCCGCAGGTAATCCCGTGCCACGCAATTTTGATCCTTACATATGAGATgaatataatactccctccgatccataataagtgtctcagattttgcactaacttagtacaaacttgtactaaatctgagacacttattatggatcggagggagtatgtttgaTTTTATGGTTCTGTTCATTCAGTGGTGGATCTAGATTCATGattttgtcatttttttaattttgtccAATTATAGATGTTGGTCCTTAGATTTACCTGTACTCCTGTACACAAGTGCTATTATTCATCAAACGAGAATTACATATCATTGTTCACGTGCCTGACTAGGGGGCATCATTAGGAATGCTAGAGCATTTTCCACTATTTTGGCACGGCCATTTTCCATCTAGCCCAAGGAATATGAAGTTCTCTTCCTTCCTCATTCTTTTCCCATCTAAGGGGTCCAGAAACCTCAGCGATGGTGATCTTTAACATGCCTCTACTTCTGGTCCATTGTATGTGTGGCCCATCTTATTTTGGAGAAAGGGAAACATAACATTTTCCATATATAGTGTTGTTATAATCGTAGTTACAAGGTAAAACAATGGTAGCTTTTTCCAAGAAAAATGTATTGAACAGACCCTGTTCGGTCTACTTCAAGTTCTCTTTGGACAGAAATTTGGTATAAACACAAACTCTAGCAGTTGCAGGCGGCGATTGAACCGGAAACCTTAGACTACCGAGTCACACATGCACGGTGAAGGCTGAATAGTGAATACTAACTGGGCTGCATGGACATTGGGACTACTATCACAAGGTTGTGGCTCTTATATAGATTCTGAGCTCACAATCACTGCAATTTGACTCAAAACACTTCAATATTATATATTTCACATGCATTGAACCAGCTGAATTGCTTGTTTACTTTAAAATTGAAATGTATCCCTAGGTATAACTGCAAAATTCAACATGTTTGTGAAATATCGGTGCACCTCATAGAGTTGTAGCACAACCCTCTTTTGGTTAATCCCACGTGAGAGGTTCTGCTAGTGCTTACCACGAGTGGTTTGTTTGCAGCTATAGAATCCAAGGTGCAGCTTATTAAAACTATACCATCTTTTACCTATTTATAGTTAGAGAATACGCCGATGGTGGTGCACCAACAATCTCTTTAATTATTTGCTTTCCTTGGTAAAACTCAAACTGATACCATGCCAACTGTTCTATGTGAAATTTCAGAGAGAACTAACTAATATGACTTGATTAGTACTACAACCTTATAGCAGAGTCAGACAAATGGTTTGCATATTAGTATCTCCTCATCATTTGTAGCCCAAGAAAGCTTCCTCCAGCTTCAGCCCGTCCAAGCA includes:
- the LOC100830434 gene encoding uncharacterized protein LOC100830434 is translated as MQHFRVLSPSVEIILSKNTNQHLNHWTHSSLEVEDAFSISPDLSIKSGRRGGLSANLKGVRAKMATPPNPPPPPPATSSSSAPPFKTDAENPNPDHAPALGAPALPAPPPQPAISIGPSYMVLSLRCVIGELRARGHLAGLEIPDGELTEAGAPALFVDVLAAFLAEVQVPCALPTLAMPPVFVADRPVDLLRLYLAVRSRGGFAAVSSWAAVAVALGLEPTAYSAIKLVYAKYLSLLEQSIWKPRKQDGVVESSGNADHRSKAKKGKFMSPHKDHASAGSSQLKRKRNVLVEMLNWVRLVAKSPGEHSIVGQSPGSQFPLMLMLRREMTASPQNGLAAEEQTQSNGWDELSADERWDRFSSARIRLCGVADVPEWPSLPYDEPHVLRFLGQPLLPPESNEALDADTIGMGRPDKCNCQLPGSIACIRFHVTEKKILLKRELGSAFYAMGFDRIGEDAALTWTKDEEEKFNDAIQNGLPSSKNSFWDKPDHVLVSKSRKGLVSYYYNVFQLRRRAYQNRLTPNDVDSDDDSI